The following nucleotide sequence is from Corylus avellana chromosome ca7, CavTom2PMs-1.0.
AGCCACACCATTGACAATCCCACCGATTTGCAATGTTTGTGGCTTGAGGTCCTTGTTCCGTTCCCTTTTGGTCTTTTGCGttgaacttttcttttcttgtaaatcaaatcaacacaaaacattagacttgattttttctctctctcaacttaCTAGCAATCAAATAGAGGGTTGTGCCTAGCAATCTAATTGTTTGAGATTTTGTTCTATgggtttctttatttttcctttacttCAATGGCAAGAGAACCCTGTGGGGAAGATATTGCTGACACTGAAACAGAGAGGTCTGAGGATAGTGATGAAGATGAGTATGAAAATAGTTTTATCAACGATGATGATCTGGAAGTGTACCCACCTTCTCCCATTTCCGATGGTGGAggtaaatcaaaaaaaaattgcttcatttttcctcgtgattttttatttatttaattttttttttttttcatataggATATTAATGCTGGCTCTACTCCCTTTCATGCCATTTGTGTGGATAACCAGGCAGGGAGGATAATATGTATGTTTAATTTGATTGTTAGGACTCAGGAATGAAGGACTCATATGCAAGTAGTCTTTGGCTTTGCTGTCACATGCATGAAGCAATTCGTTTTTGGAATTTAAACTTCTTTTCTTCATTGGTGGTTACAACTGTCAAACTTGTTTCTGTCGATGGAATTTGATCATGATCGAAGTTACATCGCATGTAGTAGTAAATTTTGGTTAGATGATTTGGAAGGCAGTCAAGTGTGATTATCCCAAATAGGTTGTTGGGCTGTTTAGGATGATAAGAATTGTGTGATGTAgaacatgttaaatcactacttatcccaaaaacttaagatGATAGGAAATGGTAAAttcaatcattttaattaatattccaacACTTCTTTTCACGTGCGAGCTCAAATTCCACTTTAATAAGTGATGTCTAataagtgaaatatttaattgaaatagaaatgtGGATGATAGAGACAaggttcaaatttaaaattttttgttccgataccatgttaaatcaccacttatatAAAGTTCTAAGCTGATAGAAAATAggaaatttaatcattttaattaatattctaacaaaagcATCCAATTATTGGATTATATCAAATCTTGGTACATCTCAACCTGATCTCCTTACATTCTTGGTTCTTGTTGCATGTTTCCATATGCTTCATTTGATGttcttcaacatcttcaataTATTAGAGTTTGGGGGTATGTTGAATGCACATGTTTAAATTATTTGGTTAAGGGTATATTCATCCTATATTACATGCTCATTAATGTTTATGGAATATATGTCTGAGTGTTTGATCTATGTTTGTTGATGGCGTTGACATCATCAGAGATATTGGATAATGAGAAACCTAAGAAAAGGAAGGACAGTCGTAGACGGCTTAGGAAGAGGTATCAAATCCGTGAGTCTGACGATGAGGGGTGTTCTCAACAAAAAGATATGGTGAATGGTAGCGGCAATGAGCTAGTATTGCAAAGTGAAGATGATGACATCGTCCCAATTTCTTCTCTCTACAAGAGTAAAACCACAGCAAAGAAAACAATAGAGGAAGTAGAAGGCAACGCTGACAACGAAACAAGTGAAACCAGTAATAAGAAGACAGAAGATGATGGAAATTATGTTATTGAACCTACAAGAAAAGCTGACTACATTGTTGTGGGTCTGCCGAAGTTTACCATAGAAAAAACAACAGAGGAAATAGAAGGAAAGACTGATGAGGTAACACCTGAAACCAGTGACAAGAGGGCAGAAGATGGAATTTATGCTGATCAGCCAAAAAGAAAAGCCCATGACGTTTTTATAGATGGTCAGTCTAAAACTACCATTAAGGAAAGAACAGAGGAAGTAGATGGCAGAGCTGACAAGGGAACAGGTGAAACGAGTTACAAGAGGACAGAACTTGAACTGCCAGATACTTTTATGCTGCCTTCCACTGAAGTGGGCCATGAAGGTGGTGAGAGgccaaagaagaaaaggaaacaacGGGAAGAGGAGAAGACTTATGAAGCTGAAAGTAAGCATAACAATTTTGTTAAGGAGGATAAAGCCCAGCAAAATGAGTCAAATGCTGAGAACAAGTTCCAATATTTTCCTTTAAGAGATACGGCAGCCAATGATAAGTGAGTATTTCAGTGATCTGTGTTTTGCATATAATATGTTATCATATAGACATTGAAGCATAGATTAGAGTTAACTGAGGATTGTCTTGATCCTTGtcactgtttatttttttactgaAGCAGGGAAGCTGAATTGCTGGATAATTTTTTGCTGCCTTCCACTAAAGTTGGGGCTGAAGATGGTGAAAAtccaaagaagaaaaggaaaacacgCCTCAAGGAGGGGAAAGCATTTGAAGCTGAGAGTAAGGACATCAATATTGTTAAAGAGGATAAAGTGCCTCAAGATGTGCTCAAGGCTGACAATATGATCCTAGGATCTCTGTGAGTATATCTGTGATCTGAACTTTGAATATGTAACATGTTCCTCATATTGAAAGGGCTTACTGAGACTTCAGTTTGTTGATCTTTTTGTTGTTAATATTTACCCACACCAAAATAGGCCCTGAAATTgatgaaaaaactaaaaagaaaagtaaacaacAGGCAAGGGATGTAAAAATTTCTAAAACTGACAGTAAGCATAACAACAGTGTTAGAGAAGATAGAGCTCAGCAAAATGAAGCAAAGGTTAATGATATAGTCCAGGATCTGCCTATGACAGATGAACAAAATCAGGATCTAGCCAATGACAAGTCAGTACTCTTTTGAGCTTCAATTTTATAAATGCATAGAAACTCACACACAGAAATTACATGAGTtctgctccctcctcctcccccAACCTAACCCAAATAGAGAGAGTCCAGCCAATGACAAGACACTACTTTTTTGAGCTTTAATTTTGCAGAGGCACTTAAACACTGAGAGAAGTTGCATGAACTGTGAACTCTGCCCTCTCcaccaacccaacccaacccaaatACAAGtgagagaaacagagaaaatTTAAGAATTCCTGCCAATCAACTAATCAACAAAGAACATTCAATTCTATTTTTTCGCTTGTGCGAAGGATGAACTTACTTGGACAATTCTGTTGTCCATATTGATCTTCTGAATGATAAGCAGTTGCAAGATGAATAGACTTTTCTACTTTTCATTTGCTGTATCCTTTCCTTTATATCATTCTTACATTATTTTACACAGGAGTTTAGACAGCAATGTTCATGAATTTGATAATGAAAATCATTCCAAGGAGAAGActattaagaagaagaaaaagagtagAATCCAGGAGAATGTGGAAGCTGTGAACATGAATATATCCCTTCTGTCAGCAGACAAGATTGAGGAGAAGGAAGTTAATGACAAGTCGTCTCAAGTTCAGACCTTGTCTGATGGATTAATGATTGAGGTGCTAGAAATGGGTAAATCAGACAGCAAAGTTGCTGCTTCTGGGAAAAAGGCAAGTCCCTTTGAATCCATGTTCTGTTGATTCAACAATGATGTTAATTAAATGTGTTTTCCTGCATGTAGTCTTCCAATCAAAGGTAATGAACAGAAATAGCAGTTTGTATTCTTTTCTGGGTCGTCTGAGGGGTAGcttaccaaaaataattttctaatcTTGAACCGTAGAATATCAAAGACGCGTCTtagaaaattctaaaaaattgaTGTAAATTTTATTTGCTTTCAGATCAGCATCAATTACAATGGCAAGTTGAAGAAGAATGGAGAATCATTTGATTCAAATGTTGGTGCTGCTCCCTACAAGTTTCGCCTAGGTACTATGATATGAGATAGAATCGTGGTTTTCCTAGATACGATATGTTAAGTCTTATTACATGGTTTAATATATGTGGCTTCTTGCAGGTGTGGGAAGAGTGATCAGGGGTTGGGATATCGGTCTTGATGGTATTGCCCTTGAGAACGTTTTTATCCTGAAGGAAATGTACTTGCATTTAAAATCGTTGTTTATTATTCTCTAGCTGACACATGTGCATGGTTCTTAGGTATGCGAGTAGGTGAAAAGAGAAGACTTGTCATCCCACCATCAATGGCGTATGTGATCGTATTCTTCGAATGAATCTTGCTgcccattcttttttcttttttgtctgcTTTCTTTGGGTTCTCATTCCCTTGCCTGACATTTTTGCCTGTGTTGCAGTTTTGGGAGTGAAGGAAGTGGGGAAAACGTACCACCAGACTCATGGCTGGAATATGATGTGGAATTGGTTAAAGTCCACTGATTGATTGACCTGTAAAAAACCCATGTGTTCCTTACTGAGAGCTgcctttttgtgttttgttcaTATCTGTTTTGGGATGAAATTAGGCAGCCGTTTGTCTCTCACTTATAGTTGGTTCTCATTGATTTTGATTCAACTTTCATAGCAAATTATAGAAGATACTTCGTTTAACTTAATGTCCTGTTGTGAAAAGGTTCTTGAGGCAGGCTTTGTAAAAGAAACCACAGGCTGGATGTTGGTGCAGCCAAGAGTAATTATAATGGTACGCACGTTTTACCATTCTCACCTATTTATGTATAAAGTCACTTTGGACTTGTGCAAAATCGTGACGAaattgcggcaaattttgttgaAAGACTTGTGTTACGCTTTCTTAGCTATGTTATGTATGAATGATATGAGAAGACTGAGCAAAGTGCTTCATATATAGTTAAATGAAGAAAGATTGGTTTTTGGAAATCTAAAGATTGAATTTGGAGAGATCGATTAACCTGTTACATTAATTGCCAAGTGTGATGTAGAATATTGAAATAATCCACGAGcatctcttttacttttttaagtttttagtcAAACAAATTAGCTTACACGAGGGAAAGAATATAGCGGCATTGATTGGCCAAATGTCCAAATTTAactgggagaaaaaaaaaagataaaaaaaagaagcaaaatgtggtataaaaaatgattaaaagcaTTATATggcaagcaatttttttttttttttgaaggggcaagcaaaatcaacaaataGGTTTCTATACTAATAATATTGTGATgtgtattttttataataaaaataaaaagaacaaagaaattgAAGAGATGGTTGGACCACTCTCAAATGACCGTTTGGGGGTGGGCGAACCACTCCCAATTGCTATCAAGGGTGAGTAGTTTGGTATTTGACTACCCTCTCTTGCCAATTTGGAGGTGATTGCATCActcacacaattttttttttttggatactTGTCGGTGTCACAATATGTAATATAATTAGTGCTGATGTAACACTCGTCTAAATTTTGAATAGAAGATAGAAGGAAAGAtgtatttgttaattttgcttACTACTAGGAGTTTACGATCACTTTTTGTACACATGAAGCCATTTAAATCAGTGAAATTTTaagaactaattttgcattttctcCTTTTTAACTAGACTAGTCGATGCATCTAAGAGTAACCAGAAATTTGtcgaaataataataataaaaaatcaataaaatggGAACAGTATATGGTAAGCCCGTGAAGTTCGTATATCGGTTGTGACAtctcagaaaacaaaaaagaaaaataaaaatggagcCTTTTCGTGCCACCGTTGATCTCTCTTCAAATTATCAAGccacactattttttttttttttcacaaaaaaaatattttggccaattattaaaaaacaatggCTACAAATATCAACCTTCAACTTTCTTGAGCACaggaaaacataaaagaaaaactctGCACTCATGGTTTCGCCCTAGCAAAACAAACTTATTTTCTACCGTGTTCTCGCGGCTTGATTAACAGTCAGAGTGGTTATATAACTTTATCAacctcttcaaaaaaaaaaaaaaggggtgggtTTTCAATGACTCCCGTTATgtataaaaaacagaaaactagTGTTTCAATAACATCCTTCCATGGTTGAAGCAGATCCTAGAATGGAAGATTTAAGGAACATTTACAATATAATCCCCGATTCCCCATCATCTAACAAAACTTTTGAGTGTCTATACATAACCGTGATCAGCATCAACATGGGGATACTACAAGGACTGACACTGGATTATCCACTCAAGTCCTCAGTTTTTGGCtttaatttaaccaaaaaactTCTAGCTTCAGCATCACTAACTTCACTGcttaggagaataaaaaaaataaaaaaagaagaagaaattaaccAGCCAAATGAAATGAGAACACAAGAACAATTATTGAAATGAAAGAATGCaatgaaaaaatgaatagaaCAAAGAAACATAGCGATATAAACCTGTCAATGGCTTCTGTCTTGGAGATCAGGGTGAGTTCTTTGGATGCAAGAAATTCACAGAAACTATCAAGGTCCTTCTCCCGGCAGAAGTTAGAAAGATGGTGCAGGAAATCGTTGAAATGTTTTGGTTCCTGCAAAGGAAAAACCtatggaaattaaaaaatagttggTCTAACCATAGTTGTCGAAACAAATATGCTAAACTATGACCTAGAGATCaccaagttata
It contains:
- the LOC132187127 gene encoding peptidyl-prolyl cis-trans isomerase FKBP53-like isoform X1, coding for MAFWGIEVKPGKPYTHKSDDSNGRLHISMATLALGTATAKSVLQCNVGKRSPVYLCALYPVNSESLQLNLEFEEADDVVFSVIGPRSVFLTGYYLRSAGHELEPCGEDIADTETERSEDSDEDEYENSFINDDDLEVYPPSPISDGGEILDNEKPKKRKDSRRRLRKRYQIRESDDEGCSQQKDMVNGSGNELVLQSEDDDIVPISSLYKSKTTAKKTIEEVEGNADNETSETSNKKTEDDGNYVIEPTRKADYIVVGLPKFTIEKTTEEIEGKTDEVTPETSDKRAEDGIYADQPKRKAHDVFIDGQSKTTIKERTEEVDGRADKGTGETSYKRTELELPDTFMLPSTEVGHEGGERPKKKRKQREEEKTYEAESKHNNFVKEDKAQQNESNAENKFQYFPLRDTAANDNREAELLDNFLLPSTKVGAEDGENPKKKRKTRLKEGKAFEAESKDINIVKEDKVPQDVLKADNMILGSLSLDSNVHEFDNENHSKEKTIKKKKKSRIQENVEAVNMNISLLSADKIEEKEVNDKSSQVQTLSDGLMIEVLEMGKSDSKVAASGKKISINYNGKLKKNGESFDSNVGAAPYKFRLGVGRVIRGWDIGLDGMRVGEKRRLVIPPSMAFGSEGSGENVPPDSWLEYDVELVKVH
- the LOC132187127 gene encoding peptidyl-prolyl cis-trans isomerase FKBP53-like isoform X2, with the translated sequence MAFWGIEVKPGKPYTHKSDDSNGRLHISMATLALGTATAKSVLQCNVGKRSPVYLCALYPVNSESLQLNLEFEEADDVVFSVIGPRSVFLTGYYLRSAGHELEPCGEDIADTETERSEDSDEDEYENSFINDDDLEVYPPSPISDGGEILDNEKPKKRKDSRRRLRKRYQIRESDDEGCSQQKDMVNGSGNELVLQSEDDDIVPISSLYKSKTTAKKTIEEVEGNADNETSETSNKKTEDDGNYVIEPTRKADYIVVGLPKFTIEKTTEEIEGKTDEVTPETSDKRAEDGIYADQPKRKAHDVFIDGQSKTTIKERTEEVDGRADKGTGETSYKRTELELPDTFMLPSTEVGHEGGERPKKKRKQREEEKTYEAESKHNNFVKEDKAQQNESNAENKFQYFPLRDTAANDKEAELLDNFLLPSTKVGAEDGENPKKKRKTRLKEGKAFEAESKDINIVKEDKVPQDVLKADNMILGSLSLDSNVHEFDNENHSKEKTIKKKKKSRIQENVEAVNMNISLLSADKIEEKEVNDKSSQVQTLSDGLMIEVLEMGKSDSKVAASGKKISINYNGKLKKNGESFDSNVGAAPYKFRLGVGRVIRGWDIGLDGMRVGEKRRLVIPPSMAFGSEGSGENVPPDSWLEYDVELVKVH